Proteins encoded by one window of Toxotes jaculatrix isolate fToxJac2 chromosome 22, fToxJac2.pri, whole genome shotgun sequence:
- the chpt1 gene encoding LOW QUALITY PROTEIN: cholinephosphotransferase 1 (The sequence of the model RefSeq protein was modified relative to this genomic sequence to represent the inferred CDS: deleted 4 bases in 2 codons), whose product MVPLWKWPRLVTELYMPNELLFSGVHREEIPVRVSSRVCWGVCYGNLRSDEAGLKKKKKTMPHFLWPEPLSPAQLKRLEEHKYSASGRSLFEPPCQIYWNWLVQQIPTWIAPNTLTIVGLLVNILSTVVLVYYCPTATEEAPSWAFILSALGLFIYQSLDAIDGKQARRTNSSSALGELFDHGCDAVSTVFVAVGTCISCGIGRYPNWMFFCGFIGMFMFFCAHWQTYVSGTLRFGLVDVTEVQVAIVIMYLMSAFGGVGLWQFTLPVIGLQLYIFPIMGIIGGALYSCYNYFYVILNGGVGKNGSTVADTSVLSPGLHIGLILTLAFIIFKKSSSHLFEHHPCLYLLTFGMVISKISNKLVIAHMTKSELHLPDTAFIGPGLLFLNQYFNSFIDEHIVLWIAMVFSLLDLTRYCTGVCIQIASHLRIQVFSITPPSHAHRD is encoded by the exons ATGGTTCCGCTGTGGAAATGGCCTCGTCTGGTCACCGAGCTATATATGCCAAATGAGCTGCTATTTTCTGGAGTCCACCGAGAGGAGATA CCCGTCCGAGTCTCTAGCCGGGTGTGCTGGGGAGTTTGTTACGGTAATTTGAGGAGTGACGAGGcaggg ttaaaaaaaaaaaaaaaaacaatgccacATTTTCTGTGGCCAGAGCCGCTTTCACCCGCACAACTGAAGCGGCTGGAGGAGCATAAATACAGCGCCTCTGGTCGCTCCCTGTTTGAGCCACCGTGCCAGATCTACTGGAACTGGCTCGTCCAGCAAATTCCGACATGGATCGCACCAAACACGCTGACTATTGTAGGACTGCTGGTCAATATCCTCTCCACGGTGGTTCTTGTATATTATTGTCCCACGGCAACAGAGGAG GCTCCATCTTGGGCCTTCATCCTCAGTGCCCTCGGCCTGTTCATCTATCAGTCTCTGGACGCTATTGATGGGAAACAGGCCCGgaggacaaacagcagctcagcGCTCGGGGAGCTCTTTGACCATGGCTGCGATGCTGTATCCACAG TGTTTGTTGCTGTTGGGACGTGCATTTCATGTGGAATCGGAAGATACCCGAACTGGATGTTCTTCTGCGGTTTCATCGGGATGTTCATGTTCTTCTGCGCCCACTGGCAGACCTATGTGTCCGGGACTCTCCGCTTTGGCCT GGTTGACGTCACAGAGGTGCAGGTCGCCATCGTCATCATGTATTTGATGTCTGCTTTTGGAGGCGTGGGCCTTTGGCAGTTCACG TTGCCTGTCATTGGACTGCAGCTGTACATCTTCCCCATCATGGGCATCATCGGGGGGGCCCTCTACTCCTGTTACAACTACTTCTATGTCATCTTGAATGGAGGTGTTGGAAAAAACGGCTCCACTGTGGCC GACACCAGTGTGCTCAGTCCTGGTCTGCACATCGGTCTCATCCTCACCCTGGCCTTCATCATTTTCAAGAAGTCGTCCAGCCACCTGTTTGAGCACCACCCCTGTCTGTACCTGCTCACCTTTGGCATGGTCATCTCCAAGATCTCCAACAAACTGGtg ATAGCACACATGACCAAGAGTGAGCTGCACCTCCCAGATACAGCCTTCATCGGCCctggcctcctcttcctcaaccAGTACTTCAACAGCTTCATAGACGAGCACATAGTCCTCTGGATCGCCATG GTCTTCTCTCTTCTGGATCTAACACGCTACTGTACGGGCGTGTGCATCCAGATCGCCTCCCACCTGCGCATCCAAGTCTTCAGCATCACGCCGCCGAGCCACGCCCACCGCGACTGA